In the genome of Halarsenatibacter silvermanii, one region contains:
- a CDS encoding NAD(P)/FAD-dependent oxidoreductase, with protein sequence MRECNLAIVGGGPAGLAAALKAAELGLEDIVLLERDDFLGGQLVKQTHKFFGAHDEYAGMRGIEIAEHFRQQLSQKDEVDILLGSPAQGFYEDDVLTYTDGEKMKRLKPERLILAPGASEKMLAFPGNDLPGVYGAGAVQTLMNQYGIRPGENVLMVGGGNIGLIVAYQLLQADIGVAAVVEAENKVGGYAVHATKIRRCGVPVLTRHTLIRARGEQEVEGAVIQEIDENWQPEPGTERELEVDTICLAVGLSPQVDLAVQAGCEMVYSPLLGGDVPWRDSSLRTSREMVFVAGDAAGVEEATAAILEGELSAARAAEDVFQKKSGPTDRFSGAIEKARAGRRQARSGLEELRGGPISSEIREGIARLRRKKDAEKDRYSCRS encoded by the coding sequence TTGAGAGAGTGCAATCTGGCCATCGTCGGCGGAGGACCGGCCGGTCTGGCGGCCGCGCTCAAAGCTGCTGAGCTGGGGCTGGAAGATATTGTCTTGCTCGAGCGCGATGATTTTCTGGGCGGGCAGCTGGTAAAGCAGACCCATAAATTTTTCGGCGCTCATGATGAGTATGCCGGAATGCGCGGCATTGAGATAGCCGAACATTTTCGTCAGCAACTTTCCCAAAAAGATGAGGTAGATATTCTGCTGGGTTCGCCGGCCCAGGGTTTTTATGAGGATGATGTTCTGACCTACACAGACGGTGAAAAAATGAAGAGGCTGAAGCCGGAGCGGTTGATATTAGCTCCCGGGGCCTCGGAAAAAATGCTGGCCTTTCCGGGCAATGATCTGCCGGGAGTTTACGGAGCTGGAGCTGTGCAGACACTGATGAATCAGTACGGGATTCGTCCCGGTGAAAACGTTTTGATGGTCGGCGGGGGCAATATAGGTCTGATCGTCGCCTATCAGCTTCTGCAGGCTGATATTGGAGTGGCAGCTGTGGTCGAAGCGGAAAACAAAGTGGGCGGTTATGCCGTTCATGCCACCAAGATAAGGCGCTGTGGAGTGCCTGTTCTGACGCGCCATACCCTCATTCGAGCCAGAGGAGAACAGGAGGTCGAGGGTGCGGTAATTCAGGAGATAGATGAGAACTGGCAGCCGGAACCGGGAACCGAGCGCGAGCTGGAGGTCGACACCATCTGCCTGGCGGTGGGGCTTTCTCCCCAGGTTGATCTGGCTGTACAGGCCGGCTGTGAGATGGTTTATTCTCCGCTTCTGGGTGGGGACGTTCCCTGGCGTGATTCCTCGCTGAGGACCAGCCGCGAGATGGTCTTCGTAGCCGGGGATGCCGCGGGAGTTGAAGAGGCCACTGCGGCCATTTTGGAGGGAGAGCTGTCTGCTGCCCGGGCAGCGGAAGATGTTTTCCAAAAAAAGAGCGGTCCGACCGACCGGTTTTCCGGGGCCATCGAAAAAGCTCGCGCAGGCCGCAGGCAGGCCCGGTCTGGCCTGGAGGAGCTGCGCGGCGGACCGATAAGTTCCGAAATCAGAGAGGGTATCGCCCGTTTGAGGAGGAAAAAAGATGCTGAAAAAGACAGGTATTCCTGCAGAAGCTGA
- a CDS encoding ABC transporter ATP-binding protein — protein MSACEDASSDEGNYDYTYKEMLGRFYRIHLKNYRNDFIKVQFLHIVAAVLLLIPPLIMREIIDEAIPNQNFGRLGMLVGAALVIFIARALVRKHTIYHGHRIAQESVRDMRNDLYQHYQRLSMNFHDRKKTGELMSRIIDDLNKLQEFVHHGPEAVINSLVLIGGTVLIMLYMSVSLTLVTLIFVPALYIFSRLLIQRMHEAFRETREAKADISDRLEDNLAGIKVIKAFVSEREELERFQETTQEHTDKRLNAIKYISLLFPGSRLLNSMGVLIVLGFGGYLTALGTITVGTIVSFYAYLQQFRAPILRMVHMTEDLSRFFASMERYYKHMERTPEIESESVGVPKPPSFEGRVEFEDVNFCYEEEEQVLKGVSFAADPRQTIALVGPSGAGKTTIVRLMPRLYGLDSGSIRIDGSDIRGFSVRELRSAFAMVMQDDYLFSDSVAENIAYGKPGADEDEIIEAARAANAHNFIVNDLPEGYDTQVGQRGLRLSGGQRQRVSIARAFLKNPQILILDEATSSVDLETEKLIQEAIERLTEHRTTFVIAHRLATIVDADEILFVEDGRIKERGSHKELVARGGDYYRFYEMQFEEGSEKTASLS, from the coding sequence TTGTCCGCTTGTGAAGACGCTAGCAGTGATGAAGGAAATTATGATTATACCTATAAAGAGATGCTGGGAAGATTTTATCGCATTCATCTGAAGAATTACCGCAATGATTTTATCAAAGTCCAGTTTCTGCATATTGTAGCTGCGGTATTATTGCTGATACCGCCTCTGATAATGCGCGAAATTATCGACGAAGCCATTCCGAACCAGAATTTCGGCCGCCTGGGGATGCTGGTGGGAGCCGCTCTGGTCATATTCATAGCCAGAGCGCTGGTCCGAAAACACACCATATATCACGGCCACCGCATAGCTCAGGAAAGCGTGCGGGATATGCGCAATGATCTCTATCAGCACTATCAGCGTCTATCGATGAATTTTCATGATCGCAAGAAAACCGGCGAACTCATGTCCCGGATAATTGACGACCTCAACAAGCTGCAGGAGTTCGTACATCACGGCCCGGAAGCTGTGATCAATTCGCTGGTGCTCATCGGCGGTACCGTGCTGATAATGCTCTATATGAGCGTCTCCCTGACGCTTGTTACCCTGATCTTTGTTCCGGCTCTTTATATATTCTCGCGGCTTTTGATCCAGCGGATGCACGAAGCTTTCCGCGAGACCCGCGAAGCTAAAGCTGATATCAGCGACAGGCTCGAGGATAATCTGGCCGGCATCAAGGTTATCAAAGCTTTCGTAAGCGAGAGGGAAGAGCTGGAGAGATTCCAGGAGACCACTCAGGAGCATACCGATAAAAGGCTCAATGCCATAAAATATATCAGTCTGCTCTTTCCCGGGTCCCGGCTTTTAAACAGCATGGGAGTGCTGATTGTGCTAGGTTTTGGCGGGTATCTCACCGCGCTGGGTACGATCACAGTCGGTACTATCGTCTCTTTTTATGCCTATCTTCAGCAGTTCCGGGCTCCTATTTTGAGAATGGTCCACATGACCGAGGATTTGAGCCGCTTTTTTGCCAGCATGGAGCGCTATTATAAGCATATGGAAAGAACACCGGAGATTGAAAGCGAATCTGTCGGCGTGCCCAAACCGCCCAGCTTTGAAGGCAGAGTCGAATTTGAAGACGTGAATTTTTGTTACGAGGAGGAAGAACAGGTTCTGAAAGGAGTATCCTTTGCGGCTGACCCCAGGCAGACGATAGCTCTGGTCGGTCCCAGCGGCGCCGGTAAAACGACGATAGTCAGGCTGATGCCCCGTCTTTACGGGCTCGACTCCGGTTCGATCAGAATTGACGGCAGCGATATCAGGGGTTTTTCCGTGCGTGAGCTGAGAAGTGCTTTCGCCATGGTTATGCAGGATGACTATCTATTTTCTGACAGCGTGGCCGAGAATATCGCCTACGGTAAACCGGGGGCTGATGAAGATGAGATAATAGAAGCTGCCCGGGCTGCCAATGCTCACAATTTTATAGTCAACGATCTACCGGAAGGTTATGATACTCAGGTCGGACAGAGAGGGCTCAGGCTTTCGGGCGGCCAGCGGCAGCGCGTATCTATAGCCAGAGCATTTTTGAAAAACCCGCAGATTTTGATTTTAGACGAAGCCACTTCCTCCGTCGATCTCGAGACCGAGAAATTGATACAGGAGGCTATAGAGCGGTTGACCGAGCACCGAACAACCTTTGTTATTGCTCACAGGCTGGCTACTATAGTAGATGCAGATGAGATACTTTTTGTCGAAGACGGCCGCATCAAGGAGCGAGGCAGTCACAAGGAACTGGTTGCCCGGGGCGGGGACTATTATAGATTTTATGAGATGCAGTTTGAGGAGGGCTCCGAGAAAACTGCTTCCCTCAGCTGA
- a CDS encoding protein-L-isoaspartate(D-aspartate) O-methyltransferase: protein MNNYQKGARSVREKYRQAREEMIENQLKRRGIDDGKILEAFRQVPRHEFVPEKNRHKAYRDHPLPIGEEQTISQPYIVAYMMEKIKPEGDNRLLEVGSGCGYVLALLAEIAAEVYGVERRSSLVEMSRKNLKDLGYDLEIKHGDGTRGWSEKSPFDGIIVSAAAGKIPDHLKKQLAIGGRMIIPISRKVFQQQLVLVKRTGGGRYDTRKLNPVRFVPLLEGKE, encoded by the coding sequence ATGAATAACTATCAGAAAGGGGCGAGATCAGTGCGAGAAAAGTATCGGCAGGCCCGGGAAGAGATGATCGAAAACCAGCTAAAAAGACGGGGCATAGATGATGGAAAAATTCTCGAAGCTTTCAGACAGGTCCCCCGCCATGAATTTGTGCCCGAAAAAAACCGGCATAAGGCCTATCGGGATCACCCCCTGCCCATAGGTGAGGAACAGACCATAAGTCAACCATATATTGTCGCCTATATGATGGAGAAGATAAAGCCGGAAGGCGATAACAGGTTGCTCGAGGTCGGCAGCGGCTGCGGTTATGTGCTGGCCCTGCTGGCTGAGATAGCGGCAGAGGTATACGGGGTGGAGCGCCGCAGTTCGCTGGTCGAGATGAGCAGAAAAAATCTCAAGGATCTGGGGTATGACCTGGAGATAAAGCACGGAGACGGAACCCGGGGCTGGTCGGAAAAATCCCCTTTCGATGGTATCATAGTCAGCGCGGCTGCCGGAAAAATCCCCGATCATTTAAAAAAACAGCTGGCAATAGGCGGCCGCATGATAATTCCGATCAGCCGCAAAGTATTTCAACAGCAGCTGGTATTGGTCAAACGCACGGGAGGCGGGCGCTATGATACCCGGAAACTAAATCCGGTCAGATTCGTCCCGCTTCTCGAGGGCAAAGAGTAG
- a CDS encoding (2Fe-2S)-binding protein has translation MRIEDHPVLDFERAEKDKITFYYEDEEIEAYRGETIAAALHAAGVRELKKSLHHDRPRGFFCAIGNCSSCYMIVDGRRNVKTCVTRVEEGMVVEEQRENRGDSR, from the coding sequence ATGAGAATAGAAGATCATCCGGTGCTGGATTTTGAGCGGGCGGAGAAGGATAAGATCACATTTTATTATGAGGATGAGGAGATAGAGGCCTATCGCGGAGAGACCATAGCAGCAGCGCTCCATGCTGCCGGGGTCAGAGAGCTTAAAAAGAGCCTTCACCATGATCGTCCCCGCGGCTTTTTTTGCGCCATCGGCAACTGCTCGTCCTGTTATATGATCGTCGACGGGCGCCGCAATGTCAAAACCTGCGTCACCAGGGTCGAGGAGGGCATGGTGGTTGAAGAGCAGAGAGAGAATAGAGGTGATAGTCGTTGA
- the sfsA gene encoding DNA/RNA nuclease SfsA: MPRPLYRARIIERPNRFVLDCRCCFTEKKRKIYLADPGRLPEIAVPDRMIYYHPAEKSDRKTEGTAVLAAVGDTLVSINSHRANRVAELGLRTGAFSQLEEWQLQKSEFSWGSSRFDFLLKRKEMIKEVEKDDENQKEKGENRLLLEVKSVTWVREEIACFPDAVTSRGRRHVEELIRWQQETGGRAMVLFLLGRNDAASFRPCREIDPDFADSLKSARDAGVIISAYRSRVSLSGIRPGEKLPVNWQQE, encoded by the coding sequence ATACCCCGGCCTCTTTACAGGGCCAGGATCATTGAGAGACCGAATCGCTTTGTACTCGACTGCAGATGCTGTTTTACCGAAAAAAAGCGCAAAATCTATCTGGCCGATCCGGGAAGGCTGCCGGAGATAGCCGTTCCCGACCGCATGATATACTACCATCCGGCCGAAAAATCGGATAGAAAAACAGAGGGCACGGCCGTGCTGGCCGCTGTTGGCGATACTCTGGTCTCGATCAATTCTCATCGGGCCAATCGCGTGGCCGAACTGGGCCTCAGAACGGGTGCTTTCAGCCAGCTCGAAGAATGGCAGCTGCAGAAGAGCGAGTTCAGCTGGGGCAGCTCTCGTTTTGATTTCCTGCTGAAAAGAAAGGAGATGATAAAAGAAGTTGAAAAAGATGATGAGAATCAAAAAGAAAAAGGTGAAAACCGGCTTCTGCTCGAGGTTAAAAGCGTCACCTGGGTGCGAGAGGAGATCGCCTGCTTTCCCGATGCAGTGACCAGCCGGGGACGGCGTCATGTGGAGGAGCTGATCAGATGGCAGCAGGAGACCGGGGGCAGAGCCATGGTTCTCTTTCTTCTGGGCAGGAATGATGCTGCCAGCTTCCGGCCCTGCCGGGAGATAGATCCTGACTTCGCCGACAGCCTGAAGTCAGCTCGGGATGCAGGCGTGATCATCTCCGCCTACAGATCCCGGGTCAGCTTAAGCGGCATCAGGCCGGGTGAAAAGCTGCCCGTAAACTGGCAACAGGAGTGA
- a CDS encoding class I fructose-bisphosphate aldolase: MLDYEGIAELLGEEAEFLLEHESTTYPGEKLVEPGPDVVDRVFARTDRSPQVLRNLQSIIDHGRLGGSGYISILPVDQGIEHSAGASFAPNPDYFDPENIARLAVEGGCNAVASTLGVLGSVSRQYAHKIPFIVKLNHNELLSYPKRYDQIFFSSVERAFELGAAGVGATIYFGSPESNRQIQEVAEAFEYAHELGLVTVLWAYLRNSEFKTEEEDYHSAADLTGQANHLASTLEADIVKQKQPETNDGYRELDFGRTDDLVYEELTSDHPIDLTRYQVLNCYNGRIGLINSGGASGENDLEQVVRTAVINKRAGGMGLITGRKAFQKPMEEGIEILNSIQDVYLCDEIDLA, translated from the coding sequence ATGCTCGATTATGAAGGAATTGCTGAACTTTTGGGAGAAGAGGCTGAATTTCTGCTCGAACACGAGAGTACGACCTATCCCGGAGAAAAATTGGTGGAGCCAGGACCGGATGTGGTGGACAGAGTTTTCGCCCGCACAGATCGCTCGCCTCAGGTATTGAGAAATCTGCAGAGCATCATCGATCACGGCCGCCTGGGCGGCAGCGGCTATATCTCTATTCTGCCTGTCGACCAGGGTATAGAGCATTCGGCCGGCGCCTCTTTCGCCCCCAACCCTGATTATTTCGATCCCGAAAACATAGCCAGACTGGCCGTCGAAGGAGGCTGCAATGCCGTCGCCTCGACCCTGGGAGTTCTGGGCAGCGTTTCCCGACAGTATGCCCACAAAATTCCCTTTATTGTGAAATTAAATCACAACGAACTGCTCAGCTATCCCAAACGATATGATCAGATCTTCTTCTCAAGCGTGGAAAGAGCTTTCGAGCTGGGAGCTGCCGGTGTGGGGGCCACAATTTATTTCGGTTCTCCCGAAAGCAACCGTCAGATCCAGGAAGTAGCTGAAGCCTTCGAATATGCCCACGAACTGGGTCTGGTCACCGTACTTTGGGCCTATCTGCGCAACAGCGAATTCAAAACTGAGGAAGAGGATTATCACTCCGCTGCCGATCTAACCGGTCAGGCCAACCACCTGGCCTCGACACTTGAAGCCGACATCGTCAAGCAAAAACAGCCGGAGACGAACGATGGCTATCGCGAGCTCGATTTTGGCCGCACCGATGATCTTGTTTATGAAGAGCTGACCTCCGACCATCCCATCGATCTCACCCGCTATCAGGTGCTCAACTGCTATAACGGACGCATCGGCCTGATCAACTCCGGCGGCGCTTCAGGTGAAAACGATCTTGAGCAGGTTGTCAGAACCGCTGTCATCAACAAACGAGCCGGCGGTATGGGACTTATAACCGGACGCAAGGCCTTCCAGAAACCGATGGAAGAAGGTATAGAAATACTCAACAGCATCCAGGATGTCTATCTCTGCGATGAAATAGATCTGGCCTGA
- a CDS encoding (2Fe-2S)-binding protein yields MLKKTGIPAEAELDKALPSRERLEEGPVAVFECFEEIPCDPCYYACPVEAVDEFEDINELPELDSEACTGCGRCIAACPGLAAFVLDYTYSEDKGLVGLPYEFTPLPQEGEEVIALDHAGEKTARAEVVRVNTYRGAQKTPVVWLAVEKNGLARTRHFRRLKEDEETIICRCEDITLAEIKQVVAEGYTTVEEIKRKTRLSMGPCQGRTCLELISTILARELDRDQEEIDLPVSRPPLEGVELGVLAARSEGGESDG; encoded by the coding sequence ATGCTGAAAAAGACAGGTATTCCTGCAGAAGCTGAGCTCGATAAGGCGCTGCCTTCCCGGGAGCGGCTGGAAGAGGGGCCGGTGGCCGTTTTTGAATGTTTCGAAGAAATCCCCTGCGACCCCTGTTATTATGCCTGTCCCGTGGAGGCAGTCGATGAGTTTGAAGATATAAACGAACTGCCCGAGCTGGATTCGGAAGCCTGTACCGGCTGCGGACGCTGTATTGCGGCCTGCCCCGGCCTGGCGGCTTTTGTGCTGGACTATACTTACAGTGAGGATAAAGGTCTGGTAGGACTTCCCTATGAATTCACTCCGCTTCCGCAGGAGGGGGAGGAAGTCATTGCTCTCGATCACGCCGGTGAAAAGACAGCCCGGGCCGAGGTGGTGCGGGTAAATACCTACCGGGGTGCGCAGAAGACGCCGGTGGTCTGGTTGGCCGTGGAAAAGAACGGGCTGGCCCGGACCAGACATTTTCGACGACTAAAGGAGGATGAGGAGACGATAATCTGCAGGTGTGAGGATATAACTCTGGCCGAGATCAAACAGGTCGTGGCCGAGGGTTATACCACTGTCGAGGAGATAAAGCGCAAAACCAGGTTGAGCATGGGCCCCTGCCAGGGTCGCACCTGCCTGGAGCTTATCTCGACCATTCTGGCCCGGGAACTCGACCGGGATCAGGAGGAGATCGATCTGCCCGTAAGTCGGCCGCCGCTGGAAGGAGTCGAACTGGGCGTGCTGGCCGCCCGATCTGAAGGCGGTGAGAGCGATGGTTGA